In Spinacia oleracea cultivar Varoflay chromosome 5, BTI_SOV_V1, whole genome shotgun sequence, a single window of DNA contains:
- the LOC110800019 gene encoding protein MEI2-like 5 isoform X1, giving the protein MGQPEDSILGSWNIPLAGKPKEMGTVPWNIRRSSVYHTSSDASLFSSSLPVLPHEKLSINDSMKGRQAVDDAAATLNKVDLDVEGTDSLDDDIVNHTMDFVLPGEDALFADLANDYDFTSLASQVDDLEEGDFFGNLGGMELENDVQDSLSLDMAKFSISDGMTGNGMIQFGPPNAGTIAGEHPYGEHPSRTLFVRNINSNVEDSELRTLFEQYGDIRTLYTACKHRGFVMISYYDIRDARSAMRALQNKPLRRRKLDIHFSIPKDNPSEKDINQGTLVVFNLDPSVSNEELRLIFGAYGEVKEIRETPHKKHHKFIEFYDVRAAEAALRALNRSDIAGKRIKLEPSRPGGTRRNSLMLQLNQELDHEESRFRHNVGSPITNSPPGSWLQQLGSPVQHNAVHAFSRSPGYRTMSPTTSNQLPGLASLLHSQASGSPKLAPIGKDFGRGNHVEQMLANNSEQRANLHSPHSFPELKLGGQLSGSMSSFGASTSNGSAIETLSGPQFLWGSPTTFSENAKSTAWAAHSMGNPLISNGLRHGFPYSTRHGPYVSSVQHHQQHVGSAPSGIHHLERHFGFFPESPETSYMNPNGFGGISRAPSNGSYMMNVGPRSAMHAGIAGNMSENNSPSFRMMSSPRLSPVFLGNGPYPGQAAGIDSERTRSRRVENNTNQVECKKQFQLDLEKIAMGGDPRTTLMIKNIPNKYTSKMLLAAIDENHKGTYDFLYLPIDFKNKCNVGYAFINMLSPLHIIPFYEAFNGKKWEKFNSEKVASLAYARIQGRTALIAHFQNSSLMNEDKRCRPILFHSEGDDAGEQIIQEHLPSTSFNFQMHQPNGSESGEFSANTGKYGLEEESDQLL; this is encoded by the exons ATGGGTCAGCCTGAAGATTCCATTTTAG GCTCTTGGAATATTCCTTTAGCAGGTAAACCCAAAGAAATGGGAACTGTTCCATGGAATATTCGGCGCAGCTCTGTGTATCATACCTCTAGTGACGCTTCCTTATTTTCCAGCTCATTGCCTGTTCTTCCTCATGAAAAGT TAAGCATTAATGATTCTATGAAAGGTCGGCAAGCTGTTGATGATGCTGCAGCAACTTTGAATAAAGTGGACCTAGATGTTGAGGGAACTGACTCACTTGATGATGATATTGTAAACCATACCATGGATTTTGTGCTACCTGGTGAAGATGCTCTTTTTGCTGATCTTGCGAATGATTATGATTTTACTTCACTGGCTAGCCAGGTAGATGATTTGGAGGAGGGTGATTTTTTTGGTAACTTGGGAGGGATGGAGTTGGAGAATGATGTGCAGGATAGCTTGAGCTTAGACATGGCCAAGTTCAGCATCTCTGATGGCATGACTGGTAATGGAATGATTCAATTTGGCCCTCCAAACGCGGGAACAATTGCTGGAGAACATCCATATGGGGAGCACCCTTCCCGAACTTTGTTTGTCCGGAATATTAATAGCAACGTTGAGGATTCTGAATTAAGAACTCTTTTCGAG CAATATGGTGATATCCGAACTCTGTATACAGCGTGCAAACACAGAGGCTTTGTAATGATATCTTACTATGACATTCGTGATGCACGATCAGCTATGCGAGCATTACAAAATAAGCCATTGCGTCGGAGGAAACTCGACATAcacttttccattcccaag GATAATCCATCTGAGAAGGATATCAATCAGGGAACACTAGTGGTCTTTAATCTGGACCCATCAGTTTCAAATGAGGAACTGCGTCTAATATTTGGTGCTTATGGAGAGGTCAAAGAG ATAAGGGAGACACCTCATAAGAAGCACCATAAATTCATTGAGTTTTATGATGTCAGAGCTGCTGAAGCAGCACTCAGGGCATTGAATAGGAGTGACATAGCTGGAAAACGCATAAAGCTTGAACCCAGCCGTCCTGGTGGGACACGTCGGAA CAGCTTGATGTTGCAATTGAATCAAGAGCTTGACCATGAGGAATCTCGATTCCGGCATAATGTTGGTTCCCCGATAACCAACTCCCCACCTG GTAGTTGGTTGCAGCAGTTAGGCAGTCCTGTTCAACATAATGCAGTCCACGCTTTTAGCAGATCCCCTGGATATAGGACAATGAGCCCTACAACCAGTAACCAACTTCCTGGATTGGCATCGTTACTGCACTCTCAAGCATCTGGCTCACCAAAACTTGCACCGATTGGCAAGGACTTTGGCAGGGGAAACCATGTTGAGCAAATGCTTGCCAATAATTCTGAGCAGAGAGCCAATCTACACTCTCCCCATTCATTTCCAGAGCTGAAGTTAGGTGGTCAGTTATCTGGCTCTATGTCATCTTTTGGTGCATCAACTTCAAATGGATCGGCTATTGAGACACTATCTGGGCCCCAGTTTCTTTGGGGAAGTCCCACCACTTTTTCAGAAAATGCAAAGTCAACTGCCTGGGCAGCTCACTCGATGGGGAATCCCCTTATATCTAACGGACTTCGGCATGGGTTTCCGTATTCTACTCGACATGGCCCCTATGTCAGCTCAGTCCAGCATCATCAGCAGCATGTTGGCTCTGCTCCTTCTGGCATACATCATCTCGAAAGGCACTTTGGCTTTTTTCCGGAATCACCTGAGACATCATATATGAACCCAAATGGTTTTGGGGGCATAAGTCGAGCTCCTAGCAACGGTAGTTACATGATGAATGTCGGTCCTCGGTCTGCAATGCATGCTGGTATTGCGGGAAACATGTCTGAAAACAATTCCCCCAGTTTTAGAATGATGTCTTCTCCCAGGCTTAGTCCAGTATTCCTTGGTAATGGTCCATATCCTGGGCAAGCAGCTGGCATAGACTCCGAGCGCACCCGTAGTCGACGGGTTgaaaataatacaaatcaggTTGAATGTAAAAAGCAATTTCAATTAGACTTGGAGAAGATTGCCATGGGTGGAGATCCCAGGACAACGTTGATGATAAAAAATATCCCCAACAA GTATACCTCAAAGATGTTGCTAGCTGCTATTGATGAAAATCACAAAGGCACTTACGATTTTCTTTATTTGCCTATAGATTTCAAG AACAAGTGCAATGTTGGTTACGCTTTCATCAACATGCTGTCTCCATTACACATTATCCCGTTCTATgag GCATTTAATGGGAAGAAGTGGGAAAAGTTCAATAGTGAGAAAGTAGCTTCTTTGGCTTATGCTCGCATTCAGGGAAGGACAGCCCTTATTGCTCACTTCCAGAACTCCAGCTTGATGAATGAAGATAAGCGTTGTCGGCCAATTTTATTCCATTCAGAGGGTGATGATGCTGGTGAGCAG ATCATACAGGAGCATCTGCCTTCAACTAGTTTTAACTTCCAGATGCACCAGCCAAATGGGTCTGAGTCAGGCGAATTTTCAGCAAACACCGGAAAATATGGTCTAGAAGAGGAATCAGATCAGCTTTTGTAG
- the LOC110800019 gene encoding protein MEI2-like 5 isoform X3, translating to MGQPEDSILAGKPKEMGTVPWNIRRSSVYHTSSDASLFSSSLPVLPHEKLSINDSMKGRQAVDDAAATLNKVDLDVEGTDSLDDDIVNHTMDFVLPGEDALFADLANDYDFTSLASQVDDLEEGDFFGNLGGMELENDVQDSLSLDMAKFSISDGMTGNGMIQFGPPNAGTIAGEHPYGEHPSRTLFVRNINSNVEDSELRTLFEQYGDIRTLYTACKHRGFVMISYYDIRDARSAMRALQNKPLRRRKLDIHFSIPKDNPSEKDINQGTLVVFNLDPSVSNEELRLIFGAYGEVKEIRETPHKKHHKFIEFYDVRAAEAALRALNRSDIAGKRIKLEPSRPGGTRRNSLMLQLNQELDHEESRFRHNVGSPITNSPPGSWLQQLGSPVQHNAVHAFSRSPGYRTMSPTTSNQLPGLASLLHSQASGSPKLAPIGKDFGRGNHVEQMLANNSEQRANLHSPHSFPELKLGGQLSGSMSSFGASTSNGSAIETLSGPQFLWGSPTTFSENAKSTAWAAHSMGNPLISNGLRHGFPYSTRHGPYVSSVQHHQQHVGSAPSGIHHLERHFGFFPESPETSYMNPNGFGGISRAPSNGSYMMNVGPRSAMHAGIAGNMSENNSPSFRMMSSPRLSPVFLGNGPYPGQAAGIDSERTRSRRVENNTNQVECKKQFQLDLEKIAMGGDPRTTLMIKNIPNKYTSKMLLAAIDENHKGTYDFLYLPIDFKNKCNVGYAFINMLSPLHIIPFYEAFNGKKWEKFNSEKVASLAYARIQGRTALIAHFQNSSLMNEDKRCRPILFHSEGDDAGEQIIQEHLPSTSFNFQMHQPNGSESGEFSANTGKYGLEEESDQLL from the exons ATGGGTCAGCCTGAAGATTCCATTTTAG CAGGTAAACCCAAAGAAATGGGAACTGTTCCATGGAATATTCGGCGCAGCTCTGTGTATCATACCTCTAGTGACGCTTCCTTATTTTCCAGCTCATTGCCTGTTCTTCCTCATGAAAAGT TAAGCATTAATGATTCTATGAAAGGTCGGCAAGCTGTTGATGATGCTGCAGCAACTTTGAATAAAGTGGACCTAGATGTTGAGGGAACTGACTCACTTGATGATGATATTGTAAACCATACCATGGATTTTGTGCTACCTGGTGAAGATGCTCTTTTTGCTGATCTTGCGAATGATTATGATTTTACTTCACTGGCTAGCCAGGTAGATGATTTGGAGGAGGGTGATTTTTTTGGTAACTTGGGAGGGATGGAGTTGGAGAATGATGTGCAGGATAGCTTGAGCTTAGACATGGCCAAGTTCAGCATCTCTGATGGCATGACTGGTAATGGAATGATTCAATTTGGCCCTCCAAACGCGGGAACAATTGCTGGAGAACATCCATATGGGGAGCACCCTTCCCGAACTTTGTTTGTCCGGAATATTAATAGCAACGTTGAGGATTCTGAATTAAGAACTCTTTTCGAG CAATATGGTGATATCCGAACTCTGTATACAGCGTGCAAACACAGAGGCTTTGTAATGATATCTTACTATGACATTCGTGATGCACGATCAGCTATGCGAGCATTACAAAATAAGCCATTGCGTCGGAGGAAACTCGACATAcacttttccattcccaag GATAATCCATCTGAGAAGGATATCAATCAGGGAACACTAGTGGTCTTTAATCTGGACCCATCAGTTTCAAATGAGGAACTGCGTCTAATATTTGGTGCTTATGGAGAGGTCAAAGAG ATAAGGGAGACACCTCATAAGAAGCACCATAAATTCATTGAGTTTTATGATGTCAGAGCTGCTGAAGCAGCACTCAGGGCATTGAATAGGAGTGACATAGCTGGAAAACGCATAAAGCTTGAACCCAGCCGTCCTGGTGGGACACGTCGGAA CAGCTTGATGTTGCAATTGAATCAAGAGCTTGACCATGAGGAATCTCGATTCCGGCATAATGTTGGTTCCCCGATAACCAACTCCCCACCTG GTAGTTGGTTGCAGCAGTTAGGCAGTCCTGTTCAACATAATGCAGTCCACGCTTTTAGCAGATCCCCTGGATATAGGACAATGAGCCCTACAACCAGTAACCAACTTCCTGGATTGGCATCGTTACTGCACTCTCAAGCATCTGGCTCACCAAAACTTGCACCGATTGGCAAGGACTTTGGCAGGGGAAACCATGTTGAGCAAATGCTTGCCAATAATTCTGAGCAGAGAGCCAATCTACACTCTCCCCATTCATTTCCAGAGCTGAAGTTAGGTGGTCAGTTATCTGGCTCTATGTCATCTTTTGGTGCATCAACTTCAAATGGATCGGCTATTGAGACACTATCTGGGCCCCAGTTTCTTTGGGGAAGTCCCACCACTTTTTCAGAAAATGCAAAGTCAACTGCCTGGGCAGCTCACTCGATGGGGAATCCCCTTATATCTAACGGACTTCGGCATGGGTTTCCGTATTCTACTCGACATGGCCCCTATGTCAGCTCAGTCCAGCATCATCAGCAGCATGTTGGCTCTGCTCCTTCTGGCATACATCATCTCGAAAGGCACTTTGGCTTTTTTCCGGAATCACCTGAGACATCATATATGAACCCAAATGGTTTTGGGGGCATAAGTCGAGCTCCTAGCAACGGTAGTTACATGATGAATGTCGGTCCTCGGTCTGCAATGCATGCTGGTATTGCGGGAAACATGTCTGAAAACAATTCCCCCAGTTTTAGAATGATGTCTTCTCCCAGGCTTAGTCCAGTATTCCTTGGTAATGGTCCATATCCTGGGCAAGCAGCTGGCATAGACTCCGAGCGCACCCGTAGTCGACGGGTTgaaaataatacaaatcaggTTGAATGTAAAAAGCAATTTCAATTAGACTTGGAGAAGATTGCCATGGGTGGAGATCCCAGGACAACGTTGATGATAAAAAATATCCCCAACAA GTATACCTCAAAGATGTTGCTAGCTGCTATTGATGAAAATCACAAAGGCACTTACGATTTTCTTTATTTGCCTATAGATTTCAAG AACAAGTGCAATGTTGGTTACGCTTTCATCAACATGCTGTCTCCATTACACATTATCCCGTTCTATgag GCATTTAATGGGAAGAAGTGGGAAAAGTTCAATAGTGAGAAAGTAGCTTCTTTGGCTTATGCTCGCATTCAGGGAAGGACAGCCCTTATTGCTCACTTCCAGAACTCCAGCTTGATGAATGAAGATAAGCGTTGTCGGCCAATTTTATTCCATTCAGAGGGTGATGATGCTGGTGAGCAG ATCATACAGGAGCATCTGCCTTCAACTAGTTTTAACTTCCAGATGCACCAGCCAAATGGGTCTGAGTCAGGCGAATTTTCAGCAAACACCGGAAAATATGGTCTAGAAGAGGAATCAGATCAGCTTTTGTAG
- the LOC110800019 gene encoding protein MEI2-like 5 isoform X2, whose product MGQPEDSILGSWNIPLAGKPKEMGTVPWNIRRSSVYHTSSDASLFSSSLPVLPHEKLSINDSMKGRQAVDDAAATLNKVDLDVEGTDSLDDDIVNHTMDFVLPGEDALFADLANDYDFTSLASQVDDLEEGDFFGNLGGMELENDVQDSLSLDMAKFSISDGMTGNGMIQFGPPNAGTIAGEHPYGEHPSRTLFVRNINSNVEDSELRTLFEQYGDIRTLYTACKHRGFVMISYYDIRDARSAMRALQNKPLRRRKLDIHFSIPKDNPSEKDINQGTLVVFNLDPSVSNEELRLIFGAYGEVKEIRETPHKKHHKFIEFYDVRAAEAALRALNRSDIAGKRIKLEPSRPGGTRRNLMLQLNQELDHEESRFRHNVGSPITNSPPGSWLQQLGSPVQHNAVHAFSRSPGYRTMSPTTSNQLPGLASLLHSQASGSPKLAPIGKDFGRGNHVEQMLANNSEQRANLHSPHSFPELKLGGQLSGSMSSFGASTSNGSAIETLSGPQFLWGSPTTFSENAKSTAWAAHSMGNPLISNGLRHGFPYSTRHGPYVSSVQHHQQHVGSAPSGIHHLERHFGFFPESPETSYMNPNGFGGISRAPSNGSYMMNVGPRSAMHAGIAGNMSENNSPSFRMMSSPRLSPVFLGNGPYPGQAAGIDSERTRSRRVENNTNQVECKKQFQLDLEKIAMGGDPRTTLMIKNIPNKYTSKMLLAAIDENHKGTYDFLYLPIDFKNKCNVGYAFINMLSPLHIIPFYEAFNGKKWEKFNSEKVASLAYARIQGRTALIAHFQNSSLMNEDKRCRPILFHSEGDDAGEQIIQEHLPSTSFNFQMHQPNGSESGEFSANTGKYGLEEESDQLL is encoded by the exons ATGGGTCAGCCTGAAGATTCCATTTTAG GCTCTTGGAATATTCCTTTAGCAGGTAAACCCAAAGAAATGGGAACTGTTCCATGGAATATTCGGCGCAGCTCTGTGTATCATACCTCTAGTGACGCTTCCTTATTTTCCAGCTCATTGCCTGTTCTTCCTCATGAAAAGT TAAGCATTAATGATTCTATGAAAGGTCGGCAAGCTGTTGATGATGCTGCAGCAACTTTGAATAAAGTGGACCTAGATGTTGAGGGAACTGACTCACTTGATGATGATATTGTAAACCATACCATGGATTTTGTGCTACCTGGTGAAGATGCTCTTTTTGCTGATCTTGCGAATGATTATGATTTTACTTCACTGGCTAGCCAGGTAGATGATTTGGAGGAGGGTGATTTTTTTGGTAACTTGGGAGGGATGGAGTTGGAGAATGATGTGCAGGATAGCTTGAGCTTAGACATGGCCAAGTTCAGCATCTCTGATGGCATGACTGGTAATGGAATGATTCAATTTGGCCCTCCAAACGCGGGAACAATTGCTGGAGAACATCCATATGGGGAGCACCCTTCCCGAACTTTGTTTGTCCGGAATATTAATAGCAACGTTGAGGATTCTGAATTAAGAACTCTTTTCGAG CAATATGGTGATATCCGAACTCTGTATACAGCGTGCAAACACAGAGGCTTTGTAATGATATCTTACTATGACATTCGTGATGCACGATCAGCTATGCGAGCATTACAAAATAAGCCATTGCGTCGGAGGAAACTCGACATAcacttttccattcccaag GATAATCCATCTGAGAAGGATATCAATCAGGGAACACTAGTGGTCTTTAATCTGGACCCATCAGTTTCAAATGAGGAACTGCGTCTAATATTTGGTGCTTATGGAGAGGTCAAAGAG ATAAGGGAGACACCTCATAAGAAGCACCATAAATTCATTGAGTTTTATGATGTCAGAGCTGCTGAAGCAGCACTCAGGGCATTGAATAGGAGTGACATAGCTGGAAAACGCATAAAGCTTGAACCCAGCCGTCCTGGTGGGACACGTCGGAA CTTGATGTTGCAATTGAATCAAGAGCTTGACCATGAGGAATCTCGATTCCGGCATAATGTTGGTTCCCCGATAACCAACTCCCCACCTG GTAGTTGGTTGCAGCAGTTAGGCAGTCCTGTTCAACATAATGCAGTCCACGCTTTTAGCAGATCCCCTGGATATAGGACAATGAGCCCTACAACCAGTAACCAACTTCCTGGATTGGCATCGTTACTGCACTCTCAAGCATCTGGCTCACCAAAACTTGCACCGATTGGCAAGGACTTTGGCAGGGGAAACCATGTTGAGCAAATGCTTGCCAATAATTCTGAGCAGAGAGCCAATCTACACTCTCCCCATTCATTTCCAGAGCTGAAGTTAGGTGGTCAGTTATCTGGCTCTATGTCATCTTTTGGTGCATCAACTTCAAATGGATCGGCTATTGAGACACTATCTGGGCCCCAGTTTCTTTGGGGAAGTCCCACCACTTTTTCAGAAAATGCAAAGTCAACTGCCTGGGCAGCTCACTCGATGGGGAATCCCCTTATATCTAACGGACTTCGGCATGGGTTTCCGTATTCTACTCGACATGGCCCCTATGTCAGCTCAGTCCAGCATCATCAGCAGCATGTTGGCTCTGCTCCTTCTGGCATACATCATCTCGAAAGGCACTTTGGCTTTTTTCCGGAATCACCTGAGACATCATATATGAACCCAAATGGTTTTGGGGGCATAAGTCGAGCTCCTAGCAACGGTAGTTACATGATGAATGTCGGTCCTCGGTCTGCAATGCATGCTGGTATTGCGGGAAACATGTCTGAAAACAATTCCCCCAGTTTTAGAATGATGTCTTCTCCCAGGCTTAGTCCAGTATTCCTTGGTAATGGTCCATATCCTGGGCAAGCAGCTGGCATAGACTCCGAGCGCACCCGTAGTCGACGGGTTgaaaataatacaaatcaggTTGAATGTAAAAAGCAATTTCAATTAGACTTGGAGAAGATTGCCATGGGTGGAGATCCCAGGACAACGTTGATGATAAAAAATATCCCCAACAA GTATACCTCAAAGATGTTGCTAGCTGCTATTGATGAAAATCACAAAGGCACTTACGATTTTCTTTATTTGCCTATAGATTTCAAG AACAAGTGCAATGTTGGTTACGCTTTCATCAACATGCTGTCTCCATTACACATTATCCCGTTCTATgag GCATTTAATGGGAAGAAGTGGGAAAAGTTCAATAGTGAGAAAGTAGCTTCTTTGGCTTATGCTCGCATTCAGGGAAGGACAGCCCTTATTGCTCACTTCCAGAACTCCAGCTTGATGAATGAAGATAAGCGTTGTCGGCCAATTTTATTCCATTCAGAGGGTGATGATGCTGGTGAGCAG ATCATACAGGAGCATCTGCCTTCAACTAGTTTTAACTTCCAGATGCACCAGCCAAATGGGTCTGAGTCAGGCGAATTTTCAGCAAACACCGGAAAATATGGTCTAGAAGAGGAATCAGATCAGCTTTTGTAG